From Fundulus heteroclitus isolate FHET01 unplaced genomic scaffold, MU-UCD_Fhet_4.1 scaffold_451, whole genome shotgun sequence, one genomic window encodes:
- the LOC118560577 gene encoding uncharacterized protein LOC118560577 has product MAEENRRLWKQLRTKEKWLKKAKAKLHAFETQALQKTSGGGPVEADQGSSEQVDPPEDEDEDSSSEEPKKAAKSRFPLRGFKDFPQPILEFMEEYWLHLRGSIGTKKHVENQKSKLGRVMSFLRFVNKGRTILPNWTFLQDLDRVHQWPAKLLREGKAENTTRNYLLNVMEFAGYFRDTPPSTSRVPKKAVIGLLRAVSADIKQLRKDVNVRQMLVKKRKIRRVIAKEDLRRCQRQACRKIPQLLDTIQTDPSSLNIRRFYGYFGVYLASIYGHRTGVLTNMTLAEVDEARVDARTADQGFVINVKEHKTNRAFGPAQVYLTVEEFGWLEQWLQIRETLQPSTDLVFFNENYQKIKNLQQHLQSAWAEMGLSGSPTFTDFRTSIATYARDALSPGTRTKVSKTMCHDTATAEKFYAMHQTATQLSELRKRFQEATDPAVSGPGKVAEPVILESSSDEGEGEGPVKKKRRVAPRVGSTSQESPEARAESTEAQAESTEAQAESTEAQAESPESQAESQDESQDESQDTQRKRGRQSLSFTPKRSPLMLYRLRERQRRSTPRVFRLRARQRKFQ; this is encoded by the exons ATGGCAGAAGAAAACAGGAGGCTTTGGAAGCAGCTTCGGACAAAGGAGAAGTGGCTAAAAAAGGCAAAAGCTAAACTCCACGCATTTGAAACG CAGGCCCTCCAAAAGACGAGCGGTGGGGGGCCTGTCGAGGCAGACCAGGGGTCATCCGAACAAGTGGACCCCCCAGAAGATGAGGATGAAGACTCATCCTCTGAGGAGCCAAAGAAGGCTGCAAAATCGCGATTCCCATTGAGGGGATTCAAAGATTTTCCTCAACCCATCC tggagTTCATGGAGGAGTACTGGTTACACTTGAGGGGGTCCATCGGGACCAAAAAACACGTGGAAAACCAGAAGTCCAAATTGGGACGGGTAATGTCCTTCCTTAGATTTGTGAACAAGGGAAGGACAATACTCCCCAATTGGACTTTTCTGCAGGACCTTGATCGAGTTCATCA GTGGCCGGCGAAGCTCCTCAGAGAGGGGAAGGCAGAAAACACCACTAGGAATTACCTCCTGAATGTGATGGAGTTCGCGGGCTACTTTCGGGACACGCCACCAAGCACCTCGCGTGTCCCGAAAAAGGCAGTGATTGGCCTCCTAAGAGCAGTGTCCGCTGATATTAAACAGCTTAGAAAAGATGTCAACGTCCGCCAGATGTTGGTCAAAAAGCGCAAGATCAGAAGGGTGATTGCCAAGGAGGACCTCAGGAGGTGTCAGAGGCAGGCGTGCAGGAAAATCCCCCAACTGCTCg ACACCATCCAGACTGACCCCAGCTCACTCAACATACGCCGGTTCTATGGCTACTTTGGCGTATACCTCGCCAGTATATATGGCCATAGAACCGGCGTGTTGACCAATATGACCCTGGCCGAAGTGGACGAGGCGCGGGTTGACGCCAGGACCGCAGACCAGGGCTTTGTCATTAAC GTGAAAGAGCACAAGACAAATCGGGCTTTTGGGCCAGCCCAAGTGTACCTCACAGTGGAGGAGTTTGGATGGCTGGAGCAGTGGCTCCAAATAAGGGAAACCCTTCAGCCATCCACTGACCTGGTATTTTTCAACGAGAACTACCAGAAGATCAAGAACCTACAACAACACCTCCAGAGCGCATGGGCAGAAATGGGGTTATCAGGTTCCCCCACATTTACAGATTTTAGGACCTCGATAGCAACATAT GCTAGAGATGCATTGTCCCCGGGAACCCGGACAAAGGTCAGCAAAACGATGTGCCATGACACCGCCACAGCGGAGAAATTCTACGCAATGCACCAGACAGCTACACAGCTGTCTGAGCTGCGTAAGAGGTTCCAGGAGGCTACGGACCCGGCAGTCTCCGGTCCCGGGAAAGTGGCGGAGCCTGTCATCCTGGAGTCTTCCAGCGATGAGGGAGAAGGCGAGGGTCCTGTGAAGAAGAAGAGG AGAGTAGCACCCAGGGTTGGTTCCACAAGCCAGGAGTCCCCAGAGGCCAGGGCAGAGTCCACGGAGGCCCAGGCAGAGTCCACGGAGGCCCAGGCAGAGTCCACGGAGGCCCAGGCAGAGTCCCCAGAGTCCCAGGCAGAGTCCCAGGATGAGTCCCAGGACGAGTCCCAGGACACACAGAGGAAAAGGGGCCGACAAAGTCTGTCATTCACACCAAAAAGAAGCCCCTTAATGCTATACAGGTTGCGGGAGCGACAGCGGCGGAGCACACCGCGTGTGTTTCGCCTGAGGGCCAGACAAAGAAAGTTCcaatag